One window of Pyrus communis chromosome 12, drPyrComm1.1, whole genome shotgun sequence genomic DNA carries:
- the LOC137711018 gene encoding uncharacterized protein isoform X2 — MDSAFEDEAEHTVSIQEYLKDVEEQELEADLVLGGDEGKVCTYNNGYMKRQAIFSCLTCTPEGNAGVCTACSLSCHDGHEIVELWTKRYFRCDCGNSKFGEFFCKLSPNKDVENVENSYNQNFKGSYCTCSRPYPDPDVEEQVEMIQCCVCEDWFHEEHIGLDSSDEIPRDEEGEPLYEDFICKGCSAVCSFIRLYNQNILASGRQKDAPIESAKDKEVLSNMPLACGSRKLENDISRSCNTISEPVSGGDRLLHGENSGKNADAGQCTTDANPPVTCVLGVNLVVASPVLECKPMFLSKNWRDALCKCEKCSEFYVQKHIRFLLDKEDSIMEYEKMAKLKREEKLQEQEGAELTMLDKLGHVEKMEILSGIADMKDELHSFLGSFDPSKTITSADVHQMFENLAKKRRRVE, encoded by the exons ATGGACAGTGCATTCGAGGATGAGGCTGAGCACACCGTTTCGATCCAAGAGTATCTTAAGGATGTTGAGGAGCAGGAACTG GAAGCTGATTTGGTTTTGGGAGGCGATGAAGGCAAGGTGTGTACCTATAATAATGGTTATATGAAGAGGCAAGCAATTTTTTCATGTCTGACTTGCACCCCAGAAGGGAATGCTGGAGTTTGCACAGCTTGTAGCTTGTCTTGCCATGATGGCCATGAG ATTGTAGAACTGTGGACCAAAAGATATTTTAGATGTGATTgtggaaattcaaaatttggagAGTTCTTTTGCAAGCTTTCCCCCAATAAAGATGTAGAAAACGTTGaaaattcttacaatcaaaatTTCAAGGGATCATACTGCACCTGCAGTCGCCCCTATCCTGATCCAGATGTTGAAGAACAAGTAGAGATGATACAATGCTGTGTGTGTGAAGACTGGTTCCATGAGGAACACATCGGTCTTGACTCTTCTGATGAG ATTCCAAGAGATGAGGAAGGTGAACCACTTTATGAAGATTTTATTTGCAAGGGATGCTCAGCAGTTTGCTCTTTTATCAGACTATACAATCAAAACATCTTGGCATCTGGCAGACAAAAGGATGCTCCCATCGAGTCTGCCAAGGATAAAGAGGTTTTGAGCAATATGCCTTTAGCTTGTGGATCTAGAAAGCTAGAGAATGATATTTCTCGAAGTTGTAATACCATTTCTGAACCTGTATCTGGTGGGGATAGATTGCTACATGGGGAAAATTCTGGGAAGAATGCAGATGCGGGTCAATGCACTACAGATGCCAATCCACCTGTTACTTGTGTTCTTGGAGTTAATCTGGTGGTTGCTTCCCCTGTTTTAGAGTGTAAACCAATGTTTCTTTCTAAAAACTGGAGGGATGCACTCTGCAAGTGTGAAAAATGCAGTGAGTTTTACGTACAGAAGCATATTAGGTTTCTGCTTGACAAGGAAGACTCGATCATGGAGTATGAGAAAATGGCAAAGCTGAAGAGAGAGGAAAAATTGCAGGAACAGGAGGGGGCTGAGTTGACTATGCTCGATAAACTTGGCCATGTAGAGAAAATGGAGATTCTGAGTGGCATTGCAGACATGAAAGATGAGCTTCATTCTTTCCTG GGATCGTTTGATCCATCGAAGACAATCACCTCTGCTGATGTTCACCAGATGTTTGAGAATCTAGCAAAGAAACGCAGGCGTGTAGAGTGA
- the LOC137711018 gene encoding uncharacterized protein isoform X1 — MDSAFEDEAEHTVSIQEYLKDVEEQELEADLVLGGDEGKVCTYNNGYMKRQAIFSCLTCTPEGNAGVCTACSLSCHDGHEQIVELWTKRYFRCDCGNSKFGEFFCKLSPNKDVENVENSYNQNFKGSYCTCSRPYPDPDVEEQVEMIQCCVCEDWFHEEHIGLDSSDEIPRDEEGEPLYEDFICKGCSAVCSFIRLYNQNILASGRQKDAPIESAKDKEVLSNMPLACGSRKLENDISRSCNTISEPVSGGDRLLHGENSGKNADAGQCTTDANPPVTCVLGVNLVVASPVLECKPMFLSKNWRDALCKCEKCSEFYVQKHIRFLLDKEDSIMEYEKMAKLKREEKLQEQEGAELTMLDKLGHVEKMEILSGIADMKDELHSFLGSFDPSKTITSADVHQMFENLAKKRRRVE, encoded by the exons ATGGACAGTGCATTCGAGGATGAGGCTGAGCACACCGTTTCGATCCAAGAGTATCTTAAGGATGTTGAGGAGCAGGAACTG GAAGCTGATTTGGTTTTGGGAGGCGATGAAGGCAAGGTGTGTACCTATAATAATGGTTATATGAAGAGGCAAGCAATTTTTTCATGTCTGACTTGCACCCCAGAAGGGAATGCTGGAGTTTGCACAGCTTGTAGCTTGTCTTGCCATGATGGCCATGAG CAGATTGTAGAACTGTGGACCAAAAGATATTTTAGATGTGATTgtggaaattcaaaatttggagAGTTCTTTTGCAAGCTTTCCCCCAATAAAGATGTAGAAAACGTTGaaaattcttacaatcaaaatTTCAAGGGATCATACTGCACCTGCAGTCGCCCCTATCCTGATCCAGATGTTGAAGAACAAGTAGAGATGATACAATGCTGTGTGTGTGAAGACTGGTTCCATGAGGAACACATCGGTCTTGACTCTTCTGATGAG ATTCCAAGAGATGAGGAAGGTGAACCACTTTATGAAGATTTTATTTGCAAGGGATGCTCAGCAGTTTGCTCTTTTATCAGACTATACAATCAAAACATCTTGGCATCTGGCAGACAAAAGGATGCTCCCATCGAGTCTGCCAAGGATAAAGAGGTTTTGAGCAATATGCCTTTAGCTTGTGGATCTAGAAAGCTAGAGAATGATATTTCTCGAAGTTGTAATACCATTTCTGAACCTGTATCTGGTGGGGATAGATTGCTACATGGGGAAAATTCTGGGAAGAATGCAGATGCGGGTCAATGCACTACAGATGCCAATCCACCTGTTACTTGTGTTCTTGGAGTTAATCTGGTGGTTGCTTCCCCTGTTTTAGAGTGTAAACCAATGTTTCTTTCTAAAAACTGGAGGGATGCACTCTGCAAGTGTGAAAAATGCAGTGAGTTTTACGTACAGAAGCATATTAGGTTTCTGCTTGACAAGGAAGACTCGATCATGGAGTATGAGAAAATGGCAAAGCTGAAGAGAGAGGAAAAATTGCAGGAACAGGAGGGGGCTGAGTTGACTATGCTCGATAAACTTGGCCATGTAGAGAAAATGGAGATTCTGAGTGGCATTGCAGACATGAAAGATGAGCTTCATTCTTTCCTG GGATCGTTTGATCCATCGAAGACAATCACCTCTGCTGATGTTCACCAGATGTTTGAGAATCTAGCAAAGAAACGCAGGCGTGTAGAGTGA